The Methylomonas rhizoryzae genome includes the window TCGACGGCTGTACCATGGTTTCCACTCGAGATAATTTTTTTTATCACGAGATGATGAGTCATCCGGTTTTGTTCAGCCATCCTGATCCGAAAAAAGTTTGGATTATTGGTGGCGGGGATTGTGGTACGTTGCGTGAGGTCTTGAAGCACCAATCCGTAGAACAAGCCGTGCAAATCGATATAGATGAAAGGGTTACTCGCTTAGCGGAAATTTATTTTCCCGAACTGTGCGTATCAAACAACGACCCGCGTGCCGAGCTGAAATTTATCGATGGTATCAAATGGGTAAAAGATGCTGAGCCGAATAGCGTTGACGTCATTATTGTCGACAGTACCGATCCTGTCGGACCCGCCGAGGGGTTGTTCTGTGCAGATTTTTATAAGGATTGTTTTAATGCGTTGACTGAAAATGGAATAGTGATCCAACAAAGCGAATCGGCGTTGTTGCATATGGATATACTAAATGAAATGCGGCAAGAAATGCGCGCTGGTGGCTTCGAAAACATGCAAACTGTGTTTTTTCCACAATGCATTTATCCGTCCGGATGGTGGAGTGCGACTATGGCGGGTAAGTGCGACTTGTCAGCATTTCGGGAGCAAGCTAGCGCTAGCAAAGATTTCGACACGACCTATTACAATCGAGAAATTCATCTGGCCAGTTTAGCCATGCCTGAGTTTTTCAGAAAACATGTGTTGAAATAAAGGCGTCAAGCTGTTTTAGCAGTCTAATCATTGATATATAGTCATTTGCTGCTGTAGACATCTACATTTAAACGCAGTCGAATGTGTTTGCTAGCACGTTTCCATCTCTGCCAACACATGACATATCTGTCATGTGTTGGCAGTCTAGTCATCAGTAAAGTTCTAAGCCGCTTTAATTTACGCTTAATTTCTTCAAGGCAAACTTAGTCATAATATTGCGTTACGGGATAAATTCTCTAACGAAATCAGGCGGTAGTGCTCAGTCGAGACATTTGTTTTCGAATCTTTCCGGGAATGGTGGGCAATTGTGAATAACTTGGCATACAAATAGCATTTTCCCTAGTAATCTCGAGGCCGATTTTGGGCGCTGCTTTTGCTGACGCGAATTTTCAAGCTCGTAGAGAATAAACAACAATAATTCGGGTGATCCTAATGGTTAAGGTTAAGATGTTTAATATTGTAATTACGTTGGCAGCATTTGCTGCATTGGTGTTTTTGCTACCTGCAGATAAAGATTTGCCTCAAGCGACTAAAAGCAAACAACAAACTTATTCAAGTAAAGAAAACATTTCTACCAAATCTAATGAAAAGCAGTCGACTACAACAGACAGCGGCTACTTGAGAGCCGTCTAATAGTTTTGTAATAAGTTGAATTTAAGGCTTAAATATGGGTAATTTGAATCGTTGTTGTAATTGGCTTTTTGTTTATTGAGCTTGTCTAAGGTATTGTTTGACTTTATATATTAAAACGGGCTTTTGATTCTTTCGCTTCAAAACAAAAAACGACAATGGCGATTGGAATTAAATATGAAACTTATTTTTACATTGAGTTTGTTAAAAAAAGTATTTCTACTTAGGAAGTAAAAAATGAGGTTGTAGGGTCAGCCACAATATGTATACTCCCCATTTAAAATTTACCTGTCTGTAAGTTATAGTGTTTTTCAAGTCCCCTCTATATAAAACTTTCCAGTTGCTTTTCAATTTTTTCTAGGTCCAATTTTCCGATATTTTTCCATTCAATTTTTCCAGTCGGCGATATAAGTAAAGTGGTCGGAGTGAATGTTATTCCGCCGAATTCTTTTGCTAAAGCGTCGGTTGGATCTAAAGTAATGGAATACGGTATCTGCATGGCTGTTGCAATTTCCAACACGCGATTAGGTGGATCGTAAGACATGGCTATGGCGATAATCTTTAATCCGCGATGAT containing:
- the speE gene encoding polyamine aminopropyltransferase, which codes for MLDAEWFSEAQHANGTAFSLKIKRKLHEEQSEFQFLEIYETEHFGNLMVIDGCTMVSTRDNFFYHEMMSHPVLFSHPDPKKVWIIGGGDCGTLREVLKHQSVEQAVQIDIDERVTRLAEIYFPELCVSNNDPRAELKFIDGIKWVKDAEPNSVDVIIVDSTDPVGPAEGLFCADFYKDCFNALTENGIVIQQSESALLHMDILNEMRQEMRAGGFENMQTVFFPQCIYPSGWWSATMAGKCDLSAFREQASASKDFDTTYYNREIHLASLAMPEFFRKHVLK
- a CDS encoding TlpA family protein disulfide reductase, giving the protein MRTKKLLIFASGVLIACMSIVSLYRHNHDDHIPKTSFVTIKGETINSADLKQHPVIVSFWSTDCRTCIQEIPILSSLHARYNHRGLKIIAIAMSYDPPNRVLEIATAMQIPYSITLDPTDALAKEFGGITFTPTTLLISPTGKIEWKNIGKLDLEKIEKQLESFI